The genomic stretch TACGGAAGACCTTTTGTTTTTAAAAAAATCGGGGCTGGAAAGCCAAATCATCAGTCTAAACAAAAAAGGCGTCCCTGTCATCGGGATTTGCGGCGGCTACCAAATGCTTGGCGAGCAATTGAAAGACCCGGAGCATACCGAGTCGGAAATAGGCCAATTGGCTGGGATGGCGCTTTTGCCGGTCATAACCACTTTCGCCGCCGACAAAGTAACCCGCCAAGTAACCGCCTGCGCCCGGGGCAACAATTTCCTGCGGATGGATTTTTCCGCCGACGGTCTTGCCGGCTATGAAATACACATGGGCAGGAGCGAATATACAAAAGCTGCGCCGAGCGCTTTTTGGCTTGACCGGGGCGAAGGGGAGACGGCCGCCGACGGGGCTGTGCGGGCGGACGGGCTGGTTATGGGGACATATCTGCACGGCCTTTTTGATAACGATCCGTTCCGGCACGCGCTTATTGACAAATTGCGCGCAAACAAAGGACTGTCGGCCGTACAGGGACGCCTCAGCGCGGCGGAGCGCAAAGAACGCGCTTACGGGCGGCTGGCTGACGCGGCGCGCGCGCGGCTTGACCTTGAAAGGATATACGCGCTGATGGGGTTGTCCGAATGAGCGGCCTTAATTTTCTGTTCGCGGGCGCGCTTTTATTTGATTTGCTGCTGGGCGACCCGCGTGGCGGCTGGCATCCGGTCGTATTGATCGGGAAATTAATCACGTTCATGGAACAGCGCCTCTTGAAAAAGGAATGTGGCCGGCTGCGCAAAAAGGCGGCCGGCCTGCTCTTGTTGGTTTCTGTTGCCGGTTTGGTATATTTAACTTGTTATCTACTGACAAAAATTATTTTTTTAGCGGGAGAACGGGCGGGCGCGGTCGGCAGCGCGCTCATCCTGTCTTTTGCCATTTCGCCGCGCGCCTTGCGCCAGGCGGCGCAAGAGATATACAATCTGCTTTTGGCCGGCGATATCGCAAAGGCGCGCCAAAAGACCGGCCTGATCGTTGGGCGCGATACCGGAAAGCTTGACGCGGCGGAAATAACCAGGGCCACAGTTGAAACTGTCGCGGAAAATATTACCGACGGCGTAATCTCCCCCTTGTTTTTCGCCGCTATTGGCGGCGCGCCGCTGGCTTTCGCCTATCGGGCGGTCAATACCCTTGACTCGATGGTGGGCTATAAAAATGACCGTTATTTGGACTTTGGCTGGGCATCGGCCCGTTTTGACGATATATGCAATTACATACCGGCGCGGATAAGCGCGTGCCTTATCGTCGCCGCTGCGGCCGCCTTGCCGGGCTGCGATCCCAAAGGGGCCTTTTGCGTTTTGTGCCGCGATGCCGGCAAACACCCGAGCCCTAACAGCGGTTTGGCCGAAGCGGCGGTGGCGGGCGCTTTAGGCATCCGCTTGGGCGGTTGCAACTATTATGCCGGCCGTCCTTCTTGGCGGGGGCACATGGGGGACGCGCGGCATGGGCTGATGCCCGCGCATATTGAAAAAACCGTCCGCATCATGTACTTTGCGGCGGTTGCTTTTGCCGTCGTCTTGACGGCCATTGGCCTGTGGTAAATCGCTTTGGAGGTAAAATGGAAAAATTCCTTGCGTCGATAAAAATTCCCGCGCTCGATGAAAAGGCGCGGCAGGCGGTGCGGCGGCGCTGGTCGAAATTGAGCCAGTATGAGCGCGGGCTGGGCAAACTGGAGGACATGGCGGCGTCTATTGGCGCCATGACCGGCCGTGAACCGAGAATATTAAAAAAGGCCATGATACTTACGGCCGGCGACCACGGCATCGCGCGTTATGGCGTCAGCAACTTCCCCCAGGAAGTTACCGTCCAGATGATTAAAGGATATTTGCGTTACGCGGCGGGGGCAAACGTGCTGGCAAGGCACGCCGGGATACGGAACCAGGATCTGTTTGTGGTCGATATCGGCGTCAACGCCGATCTTTTGCCGCATCCGCAGCTCATAAACAAAAAAGTAGCTTACGGAACCGCAGACTTTACCAAAGGGCCGGCCATGACGGACGAGCAGGCCTTTTTGTCGCTCAAGGCCGGTTTTGACGTGGCCAGCAAATGTATCGACGCGGGTTATGAAATGTTGGTACTGTCGGAGATGGGCATCGGCAATACCACGGCCAGCGCCGCCATAGCTTCCGTATTTACCGGCTTGCCGCCCGAGCGGACGGTCGGGCGCGGCACTGGCATAGGCGATCGGCGCATGGCGATAAAGCGTCAGGTCGTTGAAGAGGCGCTAAGAGTAAACAAGCCTCAAAAGGGCGAGCCCTTGAAAGTTCTGGCGAAAGTGGGCGGCTACGAACTTGGCGGCTTGGCGGGGGTGCTGATCGCCGGAGCGGCCAGAAGGGCGCCGGTGTTCATCGACGGTTTGAACGCGACGGCGGCGGCGCTGATCGCGCACGGCCTTTTCCCGGCGGCACGCGGCTATATGCTGGCATCGCATTTGTCGGCGGAAATAGCGCATAAGGCTATGCTGGACATCTTGCGCCTGGAACCTGTACTGACCGCCGGCATGCGGCTGGGCGAAGGTACGGGGGCGGCGGTAGTTGTCTCGCTTTTGGACGCCGCGATTGCGGTACTTAACAAAGCGGCGTAAATTCACGAATCGCTGCTTGTACTGTTTTCGGAATAAAATCATCCTGTCTTTGCGGCCGGTTCGTTGCCCCGCTTTGCGCTAAAGGCGCGCCGAAACTACGGGTCGCCTGTGTCTTGCGCCGCGCAACGCGGCAAATTATAGAGCAAATATCAAGGAGTGTTTTAAACTGCGAACAGTATTAGGGGCTGCTTAGAGGTTATGAATAATTTTATCACGGCTTTACAATTTTTTACCCGCATACGGTTGCGCCGCCAGCAAGAATGGGCGGACGATGCCTTTTCGCGCAGCGTCCCTTGGTTTACGCCGGTGGGGGCGGTCATTGGCCTTTTGCTTTCCTGTTTGTCCATGCTGCTTGCGCCCTTTAATTCCTTGCTGCGCGCCGCCGTTTTGTTGGCGGCGGAAATATTCATAACCGGCGCCACCTTGAACGACGGCTTGCTTGACACGGCGGACGGCGTGTTTGCCGGGCGCGGGCGCGCCCGCGCGCTGGAAATAATGAAAGACAGCCGCGTCGGCGCTAACGGCGTGATTGCTTTTGTAACAGTGGCGCTTTTAAAAGTAGCGGTCTATAACGCCCTGGCGGAGGAACTTCTGCCTTGTGCTGTGTTTGCCATGCCGATTGTAACAAGGCTGGCCATAGCATTTGCCGTAACGCACTTTGCGTCCGCGCGGCCGGACGGCATAGGCGTGCTTTTTGCCAAATACGCGCAAAAAAGCTGCGCCCTTAAAGCCGCCCTGTTCGCCGTTTTGCTGCTGATTCCCGTTTTCTCCTGGCAACTGGCCGCAGCGTCTGCCATCTGCCTTGCCTATTCCTTTTTTGCCGCCCGCCGCCTGAACAAAATGCTGGGCGGGCTTACGGGCGACACTTACGGCTTTATAGCCGAAACCGGAAGCGTTGTCTTTTTATTTTCAACTTATTTGGCTTCGCTTTTACAAATAAAAATGGCCTGGAGTTAAAAAATGCAAATACCGAAAATATCGCCGATCGATAAGTCAGTTTGGCAAAACGCGCAAAGCCGGTTCGACCGGCTGATAAAACCGGTCGGTTCCTTGGCGCGGCTGGAAGAAATTACTTGCCTTTACGCGGCGGCGAGGAAAACAGGCGAAATAACCGAGCCGGGCAAAGCGCTGCTTGTTTTTCTCAGCGACCACGGCGCGGCGGCGGACGACCGGGAAGAAAAAAACGCGACGGCGGCTTTTCGCGAAAGTATTTTAGCCGGAAAGCACGCCCTCAATGTATTGGCCAATACGGTTGGCGCCTCTATTGTCGAGGTTTTCCCCGGCGGGGAAGGAACGAAAAGGAGCGGCGACATCCGCCGCCGGCCGGCGTTGAGCGAAAGTGATTTTACGGCGGCTTTTCAGGCGGGGCGAGCGGCCGCGCAGTCGGCGGGAGCGGCGGGGGCGGGCGTGATCGGGCTCGGCCATTACGGAGGCGGCGCCGCGCTCAGCCAAGCGGCGCTAATGTCGATGTTTTTCGGCGAGCGTTTTGCCCAAACGCTTGCCCTTGACGAGCGGGAACTGCTTGCGCAGGTTTTTTCCTTTCACGGCGCTTTGGACAAAAACGATTTGCCGGGATTGGTTCGGCGACTCGGCGGCTGGGAAATGCCCGCCATGATAGGAAGCATATTGCAAGCGGCCAGCATGGGCATGCCGGTGTTCTTGGACGGCCTGGCGACTTTTGTCGCGGCTTTTGTTGCGGCCGGCCTGCGCCCGCCGGTTGGCGATTACCTGATTGCCGTTTCCAGCTTGGAGGATGCCGGGCAAAACATTTTGTTGACGCAGTTGGGATTGTCGATTATGCTTGATTTAAAGCTCCATTCGCCGGCGGGCGAAGCAAGTCTTTTGGGTTTTCAAATCCTGAGCGCGGGCATAAAGGCGTTCAACGAGATGGATTCCTTTGGACGCGATACAGTGCATCATCCCTTAGGGGACATTTGAATACCTTTCCCCGGGCAGTCCGGTTTTCCGTTTGGAGGCGTTAATCGCGGCAGGATATATGGCAAGCATTGCAGTTTTGAGGTGGCAACATGGCGAACATTTTACGGAAGCGGCAGGGTGATTGGGAAATAGTCTGGAAAGTTAACAAAAATGAGGGGGGGGGGGGGTAATTATCCGGAAATTTTGCAAATATTTAAAGACGGCGGCAATTATCACAAACTGATTTATGCCAATTACGAATTGGGGCGATATATCTATCTAATAGAAACCGCCGGGCGCAGATTTGCTATCAAACACATTAAACAGGACAAAGAACGTTTTGAAAAGATTTGTTATCAAAAAATCATCGGTTGCGCATATTATCCAAGAATACTCCGTTTAACGGCCAAGGCCATTGACAAGGGCTGTGTTGCGGCGCAGGACATTTTTTTAGTGGCGGAAAGAAAAATCAGTTTTACAGCAAAGGAGATATTCATTATCGCTGAGTATGTTGAAGGCAGGCCGCTGGGACGTGATTATGCCCGACAAGAGTATCGGCGGCCTATAGTCAATCTTTTGCAGCAATTGCACCTTTATGGATTGGCCGTATGCGATTTTCAGCCTGGCAACATAATAGTAACTCCTGAAAACAAGCTCAAGGCGATTGACATCTCCATCAATTCTCTTATATCATATTGCCAAGCGAAGGATGTTTTGTGTTTTTATAAATATTTTAATTTTGTTCCGGTTGAAGAACTGAATTTTTCAATTAAATTGAAATCATTATTCTGGTTTATTTTTTATAGAGATAAAATCAGGTGTTTTGTCAGGCAAATTAGGCAGAAATTAAATATATTTACAGATCATTCCCTTAAAAATGAAGATGAAACACTGGATGAAAAGGACTAAGCCTTGTTTAAGAACAATTCATTTAAGCAAAACGGCGATAGCGCAACGGCAAGGGTAAAGTCCTATCGGCTTGCCGTTGCGGGTTACAATACGGCGGAACTACTTGATTTTTCGGAAAAGCATTCGGCCAAATGGCGCTCCGCGTAAATATGCTTGTCGCAATCCCACAGTTGGTTCACATTGGACTGCGGTGGAATTGCGTACCGTCCGCCGCTTGCAGTAATGGAATCACGAACCGCATTGGCCTAATAAGCTTTGTTGCCCATGGCATACTACAAAATTTTGTTTTTAAGCAAGGCATGATCGCGTTCTTTTGTTGTTAATCGCGGCAGGATATATGGCAAACATTGCAGTTTTGAGGTGGCAACATGGCGAACATTTTACGGAAGCGGCAAGGTGATTGGGAAATAGTCTGGAAAGTTAACAAAAATGAGGGAGAAGGGGGTAATTATCCAGAAATTTTGCAAACATTTAAAGACGGCGGCTACGCTGCAACGCCGCTTTACCTGAACCATGCACTTGGCCGGTATATCTATATTATTGAAACAGGCGGACGCAAATTTGCCGTCAAACATATTTTGCGGCACAAAGAAACTTTTGAAAAAAGTTGTTATGAGATTTTTGCCGGCTATTCGCATTATCAAAGAAACTTTCATTTGACGGCCAAGGCGATTGAGCAAGGTTGCGCTGTAGTGCAGGATATTTTTTTGGTGGCGGAAAGAAAGACAGGGTTTTGCACGAAAGAAATATTTGTCATTGCCGAATATGTCGAGGGAAATATTCTCAATCATGATTTTTGCGGTGAACATGAAAGACATTGGTTGCCGGCAATTCGCCTTTTAAGTGAATTGCATTCTTACGGATTGGCAGCTTGCGACTTTAGGTATAAGAATGTAATAATTACGCCGGAAAACAAACACAAGATAATTGACCTTTCCATTTCGGCCCATACGCCGATAGCAATTTGTCAGGCTAAGGATATGGTGAGAATAAAAGAGTTGTTTAATGTCAATCCTTTTGAAGAAATGCGGGTGCGTTCCCTAAAAGCAAAAATTTTTTTCTGGTTTGTTTTTTACAGATACCAGGCAAAGGACTTTGTCCGCAAAACCAAATCTAAATTAAAGGCGGCGGCAGGTTATTGCCTTGAAAGCGAAGACGAAAGCGTTCAATAAAGATACCTAGGCGCGCCTTTCGCGTTCAAGGCGCTAAACTGCGGCGGCACAAAAAAACTCATTCGTCAGCGGTACAGGATGGCTTAATATGGCAAAAGTTCCGGGTTCGTGCGGGGAGTTGGCGCAGGGCTTTATAGATGGCGGCGATTTGCTCGTAACCTGCCCCATATCGTGGCACAGCGAAGTCAATATCAGTTTTGCCGCCGATGTCGCCGACGAGACGAAAGACTGCAAAGCATACGCGGCCGTGCGCCAATTTTTGCAAAACAATGGTTGCGGCCGCCCGTTTGCTTTGACGGTCATATCAAAATTGCCGCGCGGCAAAGGCATGGCTTCCAGCAGCGCGGACATAGCGGCGGCTTGCGCGGCGGCGGCGCGCGCTTTGGATCTGCCCGTGACGCCGGAGGAGATAAAAAAAATCGCCTTAGCCATTGAGCCGACAGACGGGGTGTTTTTCCCGGGCATCGTCGCTTTTGACCATATTCGCGGCGAACGGCTGATAAACCTCGGTGCCCCGCCGCCGATAAAGCTGGCGATTTTTGATTTCGGCGGGGAAATCGATACAATCGCTTTTAACAAAAGAAACGACCTTAGGGCGCTGCGCTTGGAAAAGCAGGAAGAATTCGCGCAAGCTTACGCGCTTGTCCGGGAAGGGATAGCGGACGGCAATCCCGTGCTGGTCGGTAAAGGCGCGACTATCAGTGCCTTGGCCAACCAAAAAATATTGCACAAACCGTACCTGGAAAAAATGATCGTCATCGGCAACAATTGCGGCGCGCTCGGCGTAAATGCCGCGCATAGCGGCGCGGTGGCCGGCGTTTTGTTTGACGGGGCACGCGGCGGGGAATTGGGCAAATGCGTCCGGGACATCCTTGCCGCTTGCCCGGGGCTGAAATACTTAGGGAGCGCCGACCTGGTGGGCGGCGGAATATTTTGATATGGACGATGGCAAGTTTGAACACGGGGGAAATATTTATCAGGCGGCGCGGTTGACCGGCAAAACGCCGGAATTGGATTTTAGCGCCAATATCAATCCGCTTGGCCTGTCGGATAAAGTTCGGCGGGCGATCGCGGACAATATCGCCCAAGTCGTCCATTATCCCGACCCGGCGGCTTTTGAACTTAGGGAAGCTATATCCCTGCATTACGGCGTGCGGCCTGACGCGCTGGCGCTGGGCAACGGGGCCGCCGAACTCATCTATCTTTTGTGCCATGTTTTGCGGCCGGCGCGGGTGTTTCTGCCTGTGCCGTCTTTCAGCGAATATGAACGTGCGGCCTTGGCCGTGGGCGCCCGCGTGGAATACTTTTATCTGGAGGCCGGCGATTGTTTCAAAATCAACTTGGAAAAATTGGCTTGCGCCTTGCCGCCCGGCGCGCTGGCATTCATAGGCAATCCGGACAATCCGGCCGGCAACTTGCTGGCGCAAAGCGGCCTGCGTGATTTTCTGGCGTTGGCGCGGGCAAAGGGCTGTTTCATAGCAATTGACGAATCTTTTATAGATTTTTTGCCGCAGCCGGACGAAAGTACGCTCCGGCACTTTTGCGCGGAATACGACAATATGGCGGTTATTCACTCCCTGACCAAGTTTTTCGCCATACCGGGGCTGCGGCTGGGATTTGGCGTATTTTCGTCCGCGCTGGCCTTGCGGCTTCAAGGCGCGGCCGACCGCTGGAACGTGAACAGCTTGGCGCAGGCGGCGGGCAAAGCCGCGCTGTCGGACAAAGCTTATATAACTGAAAGCCGGGCGCTTGTTGCGCGGCTGCGGGAAAATTTGACGGCCGCGCTGTCCGCTTTTCCCGCGATAAAGGTATTTCCTTCGTCCGCGAACTTTTTGCTGCTTGACATAAGAAATACCGGCCTGACGGCAAAGCGATTGAGCGAAAGATTGGCCGGGCGCGGCGTCCTTGTCCGGGACTGCGGCAATTATCCGGGACTTGATGGCGGCTATGTTCGCATTGCCGTGCGCGGACAGGAGGAAAACGAAAAGCTCATAACGATATTGGGCGAATTTATCGGACGTTAGGGCATATGTTGCCATTCACCGCGTGTCTCGACTGAACGAAAGATAAAATTGATTTTGAGGTAATCCATACATGAGAAACATTTATCTGATCAGGCATGGGGAAACAAACTGGAACAGCGCCAGACGGCTTCAAGGCGCTACCGACGTCGAGCTTTCCGAAAAAGGCCTGCGCCAGGCGCAAAAATTGGCGCAGCGGCTGGCCGGCAATAAGTTCGCGGCCATTTACGCCAGCGATCTTAAACGCGCGGCGGTTACCGCCGGCCTCATCGCGGAAAAACACAACCTGGCCGTGGTATTGGAACCGCTTTTCCGGGAAATGGCCTTTGGGGAATGGGAAGGGCTTGACATTGACGCCATTAATGAAAAATGGCCCGGACAGCTTAAAAACCTGTTTGAAAACACCAACGGTTTCAAAATACCGGGCGGGGAAGGATTTGACAACCTGCGGCGGCGCGTTGCCACTGCTTTTCAGGCGTTGGCGGATCGGCACGCCGATCCTGAGGAAAACATCGCGGTGGTGGCGCACGGCGGTACCATCCGGGCGATCCTCGGCAATGCGCTTGACATACAGGCGGCCGGCGTGTGGCGGTTTCAGCTCGACAATGCCGGGATCAGCATATTGTCGGCCTTTGGCGGCCGGTTTTCCATATCGCTGCTCAATGACACAAACCATCTATGTTGATTGAGGGCTCATTTTGCGCTTTGCGCAAAATGATTGCCGTGATTTTTTGTGTAACCCTTATTTGTCCGCTTTTGCGTTGGTTTATGGCAAAATTGCCGGGACGGTGTTTTGCGCGAAAAAATGTTTTCGTTAAATTTTCAAATTTTCTTGACTTTGCCAATAATTATAAATATAATTTAGACATACCAACTATCCAATGGACCTACAGTAAGACTGAGACCTTCTCCCATCCAAACCAATGGCGGAGAGAAAGCTAAGGGGACTCTGTGGACGCCTAAATGGGTATGGAAGAGTAGAAGGAGTGTTAAAAAATGAAAGAAGACAAAACCTTAGTATGCCGCGATTGCGGCGCGGAGTTTGTATTTTCCGCATCGGAGCAGGAGTTTTACGAATCAAAAGGGTTCGCCAACGAACCCGGGCGTTGTCCCGCGTGCCGTTCGGCCCGCAAACAGCGCAACGGCGGCGAGCGCGCTCCCCGTCAGATGTATCCGGCGGTCTGCGCCGAGTGTGGAGTGGAAACGGAAGTTCCTTTCCGCCCGTCCATGGAACGGCCGGTTTATTGCCGCGCTTGTTTCAGCGCCAGGAACGGCAAGTAACCTCGTTGCTTAGCTAAACCGCGCTTTCGTGCCGCTTGTGCTGGAATGATTGTGCAATGATATATCGTCTGTGTGCGCACAGACGATATTTTTATTGCCATAAAGGTTAACCATAATAAATATATGGTTGACTAAAAAGGCGCCGCAGTTTATACTGATACTGTTCTCAGATTTAAACATGCCTCAATATTGGCTGCAACGATAGCGTGATTTTAATCTGGGGGCAGTATGATGGCGCAAAAACGAGAAAACAGCGCGCATGGCCGCCGCAGAAGGGCTGTGCGCCAAGGGGGGGCGCATCATGTATGCTGCTGGCAAACTGAAAGACTTTATTTACGCGGCGCTTTTTGCCGCGCTGACCATCAGCCTGGGATTTGTGTCCATTCCCGTGCCGTTCAGCCCGGTGCCCATCTCGGGCATCAGCCTGGGCGTTATGCTGTCCGGCAGTATACTTAGCGTGCGGCAGGCAGTCAATAGCGTATTGGCGATTATCCTCATGGGCGCGGCCGGGCTGCCGGTATTTTCCGGGTTCGCCGGTGGGCTGGGCATTCTTTTCGGCCCGCGCGGCGGATATTATTTAGGTTTTATGGCGGGAGCCGGCCTTATCGCTTTCCTGCGCGGCAGCAGCGCAGGGCCAGTCAGGTTTTTCTTTGCCAACGTATTGGGCGGCATATTTATCGTGTACCTGTTTGCCGTCCCATGGCTGGCCTTTGTTTCCGGCATGGATTTTTACCAGGCCTTGGCCGCCGGCGCCCTGCCTTTTGTCATCGGCGACTTGCTGAAAGCGGGGATAGCCAGCATGCTGGCGGTGGCCGTGCATAAACACGCCGGCAGGTTCCAGGCGGCCGAATGAACAAAGTATATATTGTGGGCGGCGTCCGCACCCCGATCGGGAAAACCGGCGGCGCGCTGCGCCTGTTTTTGCCGGAAGAATTAGCCGCCTGCGTACTTAACGAAATATTGTCGCGTTTTGGCCTTGCGCCGGGACACGTCGATCATGTGGTACTGGGCAACGCGGCGGGGACCGGCGGCAACTTGGCGCGGGTGGCTGTTTTGCAGG from Acidaminococcales bacterium encodes the following:
- the cbiB gene encoding adenosylcobinamide-phosphate synthase CbiB; protein product: MSGLNFLFAGALLFDLLLGDPRGGWHPVVLIGKLITFMEQRLLKKECGRLRKKAAGLLLLVSVAGLVYLTCYLLTKIIFLAGERAGAVGSALILSFAISPRALRQAAQEIYNLLLAGDIAKARQKTGLIVGRDTGKLDAAEITRATVETVAENITDGVISPLFFAAIGGAPLAFAYRAVNTLDSMVGYKNDRYLDFGWASARFDDICNYIPARISACLIVAAAAALPGCDPKGAFCVLCRDAGKHPSPNSGLAEAAVAGALGIRLGGCNYYAGRPSWRGHMGDARHGLMPAHIEKTVRIMYFAAVAFAVVLTAIGLW
- the cobT gene encoding nicotinate-nucleotide--dimethylbenzimidazole phosphoribosyltransferase codes for the protein MEKFLASIKIPALDEKARQAVRRRWSKLSQYERGLGKLEDMAASIGAMTGREPRILKKAMILTAGDHGIARYGVSNFPQEVTVQMIKGYLRYAAGANVLARHAGIRNQDLFVVDIGVNADLLPHPQLINKKVAYGTADFTKGPAMTDEQAFLSLKAGFDVASKCIDAGYEMLVLSEMGIGNTTASAAIASVFTGLPPERTVGRGTGIGDRRMAIKRQVVEEALRVNKPQKGEPLKVLAKVGGYELGGLAGVLIAGAARRAPVFIDGLNATAAALIAHGLFPAARGYMLASHLSAEIAHKAMLDILRLEPVLTAGMRLGEGTGAAVVVSLLDAAIAVLNKAA
- the cobS gene encoding adenosylcobinamide-GDP ribazoletransferase; translated protein: MNNFITALQFFTRIRLRRQQEWADDAFSRSVPWFTPVGAVIGLLLSCLSMLLAPFNSLLRAAVLLAAEIFITGATLNDGLLDTADGVFAGRGRARALEIMKDSRVGANGVIAFVTVALLKVAVYNALAEELLPCAVFAMPIVTRLAIAFAVTHFASARPDGIGVLFAKYAQKSCALKAALFAVLLLIPVFSWQLAAASAICLAYSFFAARRLNKMLGGLTGDTYGFIAETGSVVFLFSTYLASLLQIKMAWS
- a CDS encoding nicotinate-nucleotide--dimethylbenzimidazole phosphoribosyltransferase, encoding MQIPKISPIDKSVWQNAQSRFDRLIKPVGSLARLEEITCLYAAARKTGEITEPGKALLVFLSDHGAAADDREEKNATAAFRESILAGKHALNVLANTVGASIVEVFPGGEGTKRSGDIRRRPALSESDFTAAFQAGRAAAQSAGAAGAGVIGLGHYGGGAALSQAALMSMFFGERFAQTLALDERELLAQVFSFHGALDKNDLPGLVRRLGGWEMPAMIGSILQAASMGMPVFLDGLATFVAAFVAAGLRPPVGDYLIAVSSLEDAGQNILLTQLGLSIMLDLKLHSPAGEASLLGFQILSAGIKAFNEMDSFGRDTVHHPLGDI
- the cobD gene encoding threonine-phosphate decarboxylase CobD → MDDGKFEHGGNIYQAARLTGKTPELDFSANINPLGLSDKVRRAIADNIAQVVHYPDPAAFELREAISLHYGVRPDALALGNGAAELIYLLCHVLRPARVFLPVPSFSEYERAALAVGARVEYFYLEAGDCFKINLEKLACALPPGALAFIGNPDNPAGNLLAQSGLRDFLALARAKGCFIAIDESFIDFLPQPDESTLRHFCAEYDNMAVIHSLTKFFAIPGLRLGFGVFSSALALRLQGAADRWNVNSLAQAAGKAALSDKAYITESRALVARLRENLTAALSAFPAIKVFPSSANFLLLDIRNTGLTAKRLSERLAGRGVLVRDCGNYPGLDGGYVRIAVRGQEENEKLITILGEFIGR
- the cobC gene encoding alpha-ribazole phosphatase, giving the protein MRNIYLIRHGETNWNSARRLQGATDVELSEKGLRQAQKLAQRLAGNKFAAIYASDLKRAAVTAGLIAEKHNLAVVLEPLFREMAFGEWEGLDIDAINEKWPGQLKNLFENTNGFKIPGGEGFDNLRRRVATAFQALADRHADPEENIAVVAHGGTIRAILGNALDIQAAGVWRFQLDNAGISILSAFGGRFSISLLNDTNHLC
- a CDS encoding zinc-ribbon domain containing protein translates to MKEDKTLVCRDCGAEFVFSASEQEFYESKGFANEPGRCPACRSARKQRNGGERAPRQMYPAVCAECGVETEVPFRPSMERPVYCRACFSARNGK
- a CDS encoding biotin transporter BioY, with translation MYAAGKLKDFIYAALFAALTISLGFVSIPVPFSPVPISGISLGVMLSGSILSVRQAVNSVLAIILMGAAGLPVFSGFAGGLGILFGPRGGYYLGFMAGAGLIAFLRGSSAGPVRFFFANVLGGIFIVYLFAVPWLAFVSGMDFYQALAAGALPFVIGDLLKAGIASMLAVAVHKHAGRFQAAE